In Salinibacterium sp. dk2585, a single window of DNA contains:
- a CDS encoding ribose-phosphate diphosphokinase has translation MSEITVNGQKKLVLVTGRAHPQLAEDIARELDTELLHAETRTFANGEIYARYSESVRGCDAFVIQSHTTPINEWLMEQLIMVDALKRASAKRITVVAPFYPYARQDKKGRGREPISARLVADLFKAAGADRIMSVDLHAAQIQGFFDGPVDHLFAMPVLLKYFKEKLDKETLTVVSPDMGRVRVADIWSDKLDAPLAIIHKRRDPRVANEVSVHEIVGEVAGRTCLLVDDLIDTGGTIAKAAEALKKAGAKNVVVAATHAVFSHPAAERLQADFIDEVVVTDTLPLTADKIFPKLTVLPIAPLIAGAINEVFSDGSVTSMFDGAA, from the coding sequence TTGTCCGAGATCACCGTCAACGGACAGAAGAAGCTCGTGCTTGTCACGGGCCGCGCACACCCACAGTTGGCGGAGGACATCGCCCGCGAGCTCGACACGGAGCTCCTGCACGCCGAGACGCGCACCTTTGCGAATGGTGAGATCTACGCGCGCTACAGCGAGAGCGTGCGCGGATGCGACGCCTTCGTCATCCAGTCGCACACGACCCCGATCAATGAGTGGCTCATGGAGCAGCTCATCATGGTCGACGCGCTCAAGCGTGCCTCGGCCAAGCGCATCACGGTCGTCGCTCCCTTCTACCCTTACGCTCGCCAAGACAAGAAGGGCCGTGGCCGCGAGCCCATCTCGGCCCGTCTCGTCGCCGACCTCTTCAAGGCCGCTGGCGCCGACCGGATCATGAGCGTCGACCTGCACGCCGCACAGATCCAGGGCTTCTTCGATGGCCCCGTCGACCACCTCTTCGCGATGCCGGTGCTGCTCAAGTACTTCAAGGAGAAGCTCGACAAGGAGACGCTCACGGTCGTCTCACCCGACATGGGCCGCGTTCGCGTTGCTGACATCTGGAGCGACAAGCTGGATGCCCCCCTTGCGATCATCCACAAGCGTCGCGACCCGCGGGTCGCCAACGAGGTGTCGGTGCACGAGATCGTCGGTGAGGTCGCTGGGCGCACCTGCCTGCTCGTCGACGACCTGATCGACACGGGCGGCACGATTGCCAAGGCCGCGGAGGCGCTCAAGAAGGCCGGTGCCAAGAATGTCGTGGTGGCGGCGACGCACGCGGTGTTCTCGCACCCCGCGGCGGAGCGCCTACAGGCCGACTTCATCGACGAGGTCGTCGTGACCGACACCCTGCCGCTGACGGCCGACAAGATCTTCCCGAAGCTGACGGTCCTCCCGATCGCCCCGCTCATCGCGGGCGCCATCAATGAGGTCTTCAGCGACGGTTCGGTGACGTCGATGTTCGACGGCGCCGCATAA
- a CDS encoding NAD(P)-dependent oxidoreductase: MTASPLLVLVPDTMQEPAPVVPGAEFLRYAAAAPITREDADVLVVWGNPSEHIRDAAGRMPRLRLVQALSAGTDVVETAGFAPGVVICSAAGLHDRPVAEHTLALVLAAARSLHVAAQAKAEQRWAGEIGGMQQEPSPGRFTTLRGARVLLWGFGGIARTLAPHLLALGASVTGVARSARTVDGIRVIAAEDLGTELPHTDVLIDILPATPATRHLVDAEVLGQLPHHAWLVNVGRGATVDEHALVRALRAGRLGGAALDVFDTEPLPPESPLWDEPNVIITPHAAGGRPLGSAALVEHNVRALLEGDPLRNRVV, translated from the coding sequence ATGACTGCAAGCCCCCTGCTGGTGCTGGTGCCGGACACCATGCAGGAGCCGGCGCCCGTCGTGCCCGGTGCGGAGTTCCTGCGCTACGCCGCGGCAGCGCCGATCACCCGCGAAGACGCCGACGTGCTCGTCGTCTGGGGCAACCCGAGCGAGCACATCCGCGACGCGGCCGGGCGGATGCCGCGACTCCGGCTCGTGCAGGCGCTCTCTGCGGGCACGGATGTGGTCGAAACCGCAGGGTTCGCGCCGGGAGTGGTGATCTGCTCGGCGGCGGGACTGCACGACCGCCCGGTGGCGGAGCACACGCTCGCGCTCGTGCTTGCCGCGGCCCGCAGCCTGCATGTCGCCGCCCAGGCCAAGGCGGAGCAGCGCTGGGCCGGCGAGATCGGCGGGATGCAGCAGGAACCGAGCCCCGGCCGCTTCACGACGCTGCGGGGCGCGCGCGTGCTCCTGTGGGGCTTCGGCGGTATCGCCCGCACCTTGGCACCCCATCTCTTGGCACTCGGCGCGAGCGTGACGGGCGTGGCCCGCTCGGCGCGCACGGTCGACGGCATTCGCGTCATCGCGGCGGAAGACCTCGGCACCGAGTTGCCACACACAGACGTGCTCATCGACATCCTGCCGGCGACCCCCGCGACCCGGCACCTCGTCGACGCCGAGGTGCTGGGGCAGCTCCCCCATCACGCCTGGCTCGTCAACGTCGGCCGGGGCGCCACGGTCGATGAGCATGCCCTCGTGCGCGCCCTCCGCGCGGGCCGGCTCGGCGGTGCTGCCCTCGATGTCTTCGACACGGAGCCGCTGCCCCCAGAGTCACCCCTGTGGGACGAACCAAACGTCATCATCACGCCCCACGCCGCGGGCGGTCGCCCGCTCGGCTCGGCCGCGCTCGTCGAACACAACGTGCGGGCACTCCTGGAGGGCGACCCCTTGCGCAACCGCGTGGTCTGA
- the glmU gene encoding bifunctional UDP-N-acetylglucosamine diphosphorylase/glucosamine-1-phosphate N-acetyltransferase GlmU, with the protein MTDQSLAVIILAAGQGTRMKSAKAKVLHTLAGVPLVGHVLSTAEELGAAHILTVVRHERDAVAGEVLRRSPNAIIVDQDEVPGTGRAVEVALEALPADFEGRVVVLSADVPLLDAATLRSLVSAHQHEGNALTMLSAILDDPSGFGRIVRSADGLFEEIVEHKDASSEQLAVREVNAGVYVFSAGPLREALRQVGTQNAQREKYLTDAAAVIRQSGGRIEAVSVRDPWLVAGINDRVQLAAAARELNARIIRRWQVAGVTILDPASVWIDADATLAEDVELLPGTQIRGTTTIERGAVVGPDTTLVDCEVGENAVVKRTDATLAVIGAGASVGPFAYLRPGTVLGADGKIGTFVETKNAKIGDGSKVPHLSYIGDTEVGVGSNVGAGTITANYDGVNKHRTIVGSHVRTGSHNVFVAPVRIGDGAYTGAGTVVRKDIPAGALAISVAPQRNMAGWVGANRPGSEAAEAAEASGEAVDEA; encoded by the coding sequence ATGACCGACCAGTCTCTCGCCGTCATCATCCTGGCGGCCGGCCAGGGCACCCGCATGAAGTCGGCGAAGGCGAAGGTGCTGCATACCCTCGCGGGTGTGCCGCTCGTGGGCCACGTGTTGTCGACGGCGGAGGAGTTGGGCGCGGCGCACATCCTGACGGTCGTGCGCCATGAGCGGGACGCGGTCGCTGGCGAGGTGCTGCGCCGGTCCCCGAACGCGATCATCGTCGACCAGGACGAGGTGCCGGGCACCGGTCGCGCGGTTGAGGTGGCACTGGAGGCACTGCCGGCCGACTTCGAGGGTCGTGTCGTGGTGCTGAGCGCCGATGTTCCGCTCCTGGATGCAGCAACCCTGCGCTCGCTCGTGTCGGCGCACCAGCATGAGGGCAACGCGCTCACGATGCTGTCGGCGATCCTCGATGACCCCTCCGGTTTCGGCCGCATCGTCCGTTCGGCGGATGGCCTCTTCGAGGAGATCGTGGAGCACAAGGACGCCTCGTCTGAGCAGCTCGCGGTGCGCGAGGTCAACGCGGGGGTCTATGTGTTCTCGGCGGGTCCCCTGCGGGAGGCCCTCCGCCAGGTGGGCACGCAGAACGCGCAGCGCGAGAAGTACCTGACGGATGCCGCGGCCGTGATCCGGCAGTCGGGTGGCCGCATCGAGGCGGTCTCGGTGCGCGACCCGTGGCTCGTCGCTGGCATCAACGACCGGGTGCAGTTGGCGGCGGCGGCGCGGGAGCTGAATGCCCGCATCATCCGTCGCTGGCAGGTGGCTGGTGTGACGATCCTCGACCCGGCCTCGGTGTGGATCGACGCGGATGCCACGCTGGCTGAGGATGTCGAGCTGTTGCCGGGCACACAGATCCGCGGCACCACGACGATCGAGCGCGGTGCGGTTGTCGGCCCTGACACGACGCTCGTGGACTGCGAGGTCGGCGAGAACGCCGTCGTCAAGCGCACGGATGCCACGCTGGCGGTCATCGGCGCGGGCGCGAGTGTCGGCCCCTTCGCTTACCTGCGGCCGGGCACCGTCCTCGGCGCTGACGGCAAGATCGGCACCTTCGTCGAGACGAAGAACGCGAAGATCGGCGATGGCAGCAAGGTGCCGCACCTCAGCTACATTGGCGACACCGAGGTGGGTGTCGGTTCGAACGTGGGTGCCGGCACGATCACGGCCAACTACGACGGCGTCAACAAGCACCGCACGATCGTGGGTTCGCATGTGCGCACTGGTTCGCACAACGTCTTCGTCGCGCCCGTTAGGATTGGTGACGGAGCCTACACAGGCGCTGGCACGGTGGTCCGCAAGGACATTCCGGCGGGCGCGCTGGCGATCAGCGTGGCTCCGCAGCGCAACATGGCAGGTTGGGTCGGCGCCAACAGGCCGGGTTCCGAGGCGGCTGAGGCGGCCGAGGCATCCGGTGAGGCAGTCGACGAGGCCTGA
- the gndA gene encoding NADP-dependent phosphogluconate dehydrogenase has product MAEPTAAKANIGVVGMAVMGSNLARNLASREGNTVAIYNRSYEKTEAVLTEHPEAGFVPAVDYKEFAAALQKPRTAIIMVKAGAATDAVITELTEVFEPGDIIVDGGNALFTDTIRRERTVRETGINFVGAGISGGEEGALNGPSIMPGGSAEAWETLGPILKSIAAVADGEPCVTHVGTDGAGHFVKMVHNGIEYADMQLIAEAYDLIRRGTGKSPSEIAEIFEEWNQGELESYLIEITAEVLRQVDARTGEPLVDVIKDEAGAKGTGAWTVQTALDLGVPVSGIAEAVFARSLSSSRASRDAAVDLPGPDESFEVSDEAAFIEDVRLALFASKIVAYSQGFDEIVAGARQYDWDIDLGEIARIWKAGCIIRAQFLGRITEAYLEDPRLGSLLTAPYFTEAIGRAQNSWRRVVIAAAHAGIPSPAFSSSLAYYDGLRAERLPAALIQGQRDFFGAHTYKRIDAEGTFHTQWSGDRSEIEAEDTH; this is encoded by the coding sequence GTGGCCGAACCCACCGCAGCAAAGGCAAACATCGGCGTGGTCGGGATGGCGGTGATGGGGTCGAACCTCGCCCGCAACCTCGCCAGCCGTGAGGGAAACACAGTGGCGATCTACAACCGCTCCTATGAGAAGACGGAGGCGGTGCTGACGGAGCACCCCGAGGCCGGCTTCGTGCCCGCGGTGGACTACAAGGAATTCGCGGCCGCGCTGCAGAAGCCGCGCACCGCAATCATCATGGTCAAGGCGGGAGCGGCGACGGATGCCGTCATCACCGAACTGACCGAGGTCTTCGAGCCGGGTGACATCATCGTCGACGGTGGCAACGCCCTCTTCACCGACACCATCCGTCGCGAGCGCACCGTGCGCGAGACGGGCATCAACTTCGTCGGCGCCGGCATCTCAGGCGGCGAGGAGGGTGCCCTCAACGGCCCCTCGATCATGCCGGGCGGCAGCGCCGAGGCATGGGAGACTCTCGGCCCCATCCTCAAGTCCATTGCCGCGGTCGCCGACGGCGAGCCCTGTGTGACGCACGTCGGCACGGATGGCGCGGGACACTTCGTCAAGATGGTGCACAACGGCATCGAGTACGCGGACATGCAGCTCATCGCCGAGGCCTACGACCTCATCCGCCGTGGCACGGGCAAGTCGCCCTCCGAAATCGCGGAGATCTTTGAGGAGTGGAACCAAGGCGAGCTCGAGAGCTACCTCATCGAGATCACCGCCGAGGTGCTCCGCCAGGTCGACGCTCGCACGGGCGAGCCCCTCGTCGACGTCATCAAGGACGAGGCCGGCGCCAAGGGCACCGGTGCCTGGACCGTGCAGACCGCGCTCGACCTCGGCGTCCCCGTTTCCGGCATCGCCGAGGCCGTGTTCGCGCGCTCGCTCTCTTCGAGCCGCGCCAGCCGCGACGCGGCCGTCGACCTGCCAGGGCCGGACGAGTCCTTCGAGGTGAGTGACGAGGCTGCCTTCATCGAGGATGTGCGCCTCGCGCTCTTCGCCTCCAAGATCGTCGCCTACAGCCAGGGGTTCGACGAGATCGTCGCCGGAGCCCGCCAATACGACTGGGATATCGACCTCGGCGAGATCGCGCGCATCTGGAAGGCCGGCTGCATCATCCGCGCCCAGTTCCTCGGCCGCATCACGGAGGCCTACCTGGAGGACCCTCGGCTCGGCTCGCTCCTCACCGCCCCGTACTTCACGGAGGCGATCGGCCGCGCCCAGAATTCCTGGCGCCGCGTCGTGATCGCCGCAGCCCACGCCGGCATCCCGTCCCCCGCGTTCTCCTCCTCGCTCGCCTACTACGACGGACTGCGCGCAGAGCGCCTGCCCGCCGCCCTCATCCAGGGCCAGCGCGACTTCTTCGGCGCCCACACCTACAAGCGCATCGACGCTGAGGGCACCTTCCACACGCAGTGGAGCGGTGACCGCAGCGAGATCGAGGCCGAGGACACCCACTAG
- the pth gene encoding aminoacyl-tRNA hydrolase, which produces MDADPEGVGVQRGGASWLVVGLGNPGADYAGNRHNVGQMVLAELADRRSASFRSHKANAMVAEARTGIEGPRLILAKPNSFMNVSGGPVAALMRFFKVPAERLVVVHDELDIPFDTVRLKSGGGHGGHNGLRDIISAIGTPNFLRVRVGIGRPPGRQPAADFVLRDFGSTERAVLPNLLADAADAVESLATDGLTTAQQRFHAPQ; this is translated from the coding sequence CTGGACGCCGACCCCGAGGGGGTAGGCGTCCAGCGGGGTGGCGCGTCCTGGCTTGTCGTCGGCCTCGGTAACCCGGGTGCTGACTACGCGGGAAACCGTCATAATGTGGGCCAAATGGTGTTGGCGGAGCTCGCCGATCGCCGCTCCGCGAGCTTCCGCTCCCACAAGGCCAATGCCATGGTCGCGGAGGCCCGCACGGGCATCGAGGGTCCGCGGCTCATCCTCGCCAAGCCCAACAGTTTCATGAACGTGTCGGGCGGCCCGGTCGCAGCCCTCATGCGATTCTTCAAGGTGCCTGCCGAGCGCCTCGTCGTTGTGCACGACGAACTCGACATCCCCTTCGACACTGTGCGTCTCAAGAGTGGCGGCGGCCATGGGGGCCACAACGGATTGCGTGACATCATCTCCGCGATCGGCACCCCGAACTTCCTCCGCGTAAGGGTCGGCATCGGTCGACCGCCCGGACGCCAGCCGGCCGCCGACTTCGTGCTGCGCGACTTCGGGTCGACCGAGCGCGCCGTGCTGCCGAACCTGCTGGCGGATGCCGCGGACGCCGTCGAGTCACTCGCGACAGACGGGCTCACGACAGCGCAGCAGCGCTTCCACGCCCCGCAGTAG
- a CDS encoding 50S ribosomal protein L25/general stress protein Ctc → MGEKTSRAGRPSVASTTELSNHIVAEVRDSFGKGYARRLRAAGQIPAVLYGHGTKPQHLALPGHETALLLRKANAILELEIDGKTQTGLVKDVQKDPVRQIIEHVDLIVIRKGEKVEVDVAVHVVGESAPGTSVDVDAHSLLVEAPAVSIPANIEVSVEGLEDGASIYAKDVTLPEGVTLVVDPETLVLAVKGETEQDLGDESDQEAAAEASAAE, encoded by the coding sequence ATGGGTGAGAAGACCAGCCGCGCAGGACGCCCGTCCGTCGCGAGCACGACCGAGCTCTCGAACCACATCGTCGCCGAGGTGCGCGACAGCTTCGGCAAGGGCTACGCGCGCCGCCTGCGCGCCGCCGGCCAGATCCCCGCCGTGCTCTACGGCCACGGCACCAAGCCGCAGCACCTTGCTCTTCCGGGTCACGAGACCGCGCTCCTCCTGCGCAAGGCCAACGCCATTCTCGAACTCGAGATCGACGGCAAGACCCAGACCGGCCTCGTCAAGGATGTGCAGAAGGACCCGGTGCGCCAGATCATCGAGCACGTCGACCTCATCGTCATCCGCAAGGGTGAGAAGGTCGAGGTGGATGTCGCCGTCCACGTCGTCGGCGAGTCCGCTCCCGGCACCTCGGTCGACGTTGACGCGCACTCGCTGCTCGTGGAGGCTCCCGCCGTCAGCATCCCCGCCAACATCGAGGTCAGTGTCGAGGGCCTCGAAGACGGAGCCAGCATCTACGCCAAGGACGTCACGCTGCCCGAGGGCGTCACCCTCGTGGTCGACCCCGAGACCCTCGTGCTCGCGGTCAAGGGCGAGACCGAGCAGGACCTGGGCGACGAGTCCGACCAGGAGGCCGCAGCTGAGGCCTCCGCCGCAGAGTAA
- a CDS encoding GNAT family N-acetyltransferase — MSLSHIPRPALERDIPEMLALIQELAEYEREPDAVKTSEDDLRRALFGEHPTVFAHVVDGDEERLAGMAIWFLTFSTWEGVNGIHLEDLYVREEFRSRGYGRQLLATLAAVCVERGYARLEWQVLDWNEPAIGFYKNLGAEPMDEWTTFRLSGDALRAQ, encoded by the coding sequence ATGTCGCTGTCGCACATCCCCCGCCCGGCCCTCGAGCGCGACATCCCCGAGATGCTCGCGCTCATCCAGGAGCTCGCCGAATATGAGCGCGAGCCGGATGCCGTCAAGACGAGCGAGGATGACCTGCGTCGGGCGCTCTTCGGCGAGCATCCGACGGTCTTCGCCCACGTGGTCGACGGCGACGAGGAACGCCTCGCCGGCATGGCGATCTGGTTCCTGACCTTCTCCACGTGGGAGGGGGTCAACGGCATCCACCTCGAGGACCTCTACGTGCGCGAGGAGTTCCGTAGCCGCGGCTACGGCCGGCAGCTCCTCGCGACCCTCGCGGCCGTGTGCGTCGAGCGTGGCTACGCCCGGCTCGAGTGGCAGGTGCTCGACTGGAATGAGCCCGCCATCGGCTTCTACAAGAACCTCGGCGCCGAGCCCATGGACGAGTGGACGACATTCCGCCTCAGCGGCGACGCGCTGCGGGCGCAGTAG
- a CDS encoding gluconokinase: MQPPLVVVMGVSGSGKSVVGMGLAETLGLRFLDGDDLHPPANVEKMARGIPLDDDDRMPWLRLVGEALAEAAEAGQGIVMACSALRRSYRDGLRAAAPRTVFVHLDGSRELLESRLRTRAGHFMPVGLLESQLGALEPLAMDEPGARVSIEPAVDEVVAAAASAVRELQD; the protein is encoded by the coding sequence ATGCAGCCACCACTCGTCGTCGTCATGGGTGTGAGCGGGTCAGGCAAGTCGGTCGTGGGGATGGGCCTCGCAGAGACGCTCGGCCTGCGGTTCCTCGACGGCGATGACCTGCACCCGCCGGCGAATGTCGAGAAGATGGCGCGCGGCATCCCCCTCGATGACGACGACCGGATGCCCTGGCTGAGGCTTGTGGGCGAGGCGCTCGCCGAGGCGGCTGAGGCAGGGCAGGGCATCGTGATGGCGTGCTCGGCACTCCGCCGCTCGTACCGCGACGGTCTCAGGGCGGCTGCGCCGCGGACGGTCTTCGTGCACCTCGACGGCTCGCGTGAACTGCTCGAGTCCCGCCTGCGCACGCGCGCCGGCCACTTCATGCCTGTCGGGCTGCTCGAGTCGCAGTTGGGCGCGCTCGAGCCACTTGCGATGGACGAGCCGGGCGCGAGGGTGTCGATCGAACCGGCTGTCGACGAGGTTGTTGCGGCCGCGGCATCCGCCGTGCGCGAGCTGCAGGACTGA
- a CDS encoding CoA transferase: MGTGPVEGHESVPFAAEFWAALGGADALLPGLRVTGIGDLPSAFRVSALAAASIGVAGLAATELAALVGGAEPKVSVNRLLASAWFGSAVRPAGWSVPPVWDPFTRNYRAARGGWVRLHTNAAQHRAAALRVLGADESSDPADVRRLVGRWDAFELEEAVVEAGGVSAAMRTREEWRAHPQGAAVASEPLLHREAGSAGAVGEHWRPRVERPLAGLRVLDLTRVLAGPVATRFLAGLGADVLRVDPPDWDEPAIVPNMTLGKRTARLDARTPEGLERLKSLLAEADVLVHGYRDGALDGLGLDAETRQRLRPGLVEASLTAFGFSGPWRQRRGFDSVVQMASGISHRGMVATWEERPQQLPVQALDHATGYLLAASVLRGVVELVRNGAGSSSRTSLARVAEALASGGDQPTDGVFDQWNGPCTMIGTQWGAAELLPPPARFDEINFGFERIPRPLGSDAAEWGSPA, from the coding sequence GTGGGCACCGGGCCAGTTGAGGGGCACGAGTCGGTGCCGTTCGCCGCGGAGTTCTGGGCGGCCCTGGGAGGGGCGGATGCTCTCCTTCCCGGCCTGCGGGTGACCGGCATCGGCGATCTTCCTTCAGCGTTCCGGGTTTCCGCCTTGGCCGCGGCATCCATCGGCGTTGCCGGGCTCGCTGCGACGGAACTCGCGGCACTCGTGGGGGGCGCGGAACCGAAGGTCAGCGTCAACCGCCTGCTCGCATCCGCGTGGTTCGGTTCGGCTGTGCGGCCGGCCGGGTGGTCGGTGCCGCCCGTCTGGGACCCCTTCACGCGCAACTACCGCGCGGCCCGCGGGGGCTGGGTGCGCCTGCACACCAATGCGGCGCAGCATCGCGCGGCCGCCCTCCGTGTGCTGGGTGCCGACGAGTCGAGTGATCCGGCCGACGTGCGACGTCTCGTGGGGCGGTGGGACGCCTTCGAGCTTGAGGAGGCGGTCGTTGAGGCGGGCGGAGTGTCCGCTGCAATGCGCACGCGCGAGGAGTGGCGTGCCCATCCCCAGGGCGCGGCGGTCGCGAGTGAGCCCCTCCTGCACCGCGAGGCGGGTTCAGCTGGTGCCGTCGGCGAGCACTGGCGGCCACGCGTCGAGCGACCGCTCGCGGGCCTGCGCGTGCTCGACCTCACGCGCGTGCTGGCGGGCCCCGTTGCGACCCGTTTCCTCGCGGGCCTCGGTGCCGACGTGCTGCGGGTCGACCCGCCCGACTGGGACGAGCCAGCGATCGTGCCCAACATGACGCTCGGCAAGCGCACGGCGCGGCTTGACGCCCGCACGCCGGAGGGCCTCGAGCGGCTCAAGTCCCTGCTCGCCGAGGCGGACGTGCTCGTGCACGGCTACCGTGACGGCGCCCTCGACGGACTCGGGCTCGACGCCGAGACCCGACAGCGACTTCGGCCCGGCCTCGTGGAGGCATCCCTCACGGCCTTTGGCTTCTCGGGCCCGTGGCGCCAGCGCCGCGGTTTCGACAGTGTCGTGCAGATGGCGAGCGGCATCTCGCACCGCGGCATGGTCGCCACGTGGGAGGAGCGTCCCCAGCAGCTGCCCGTGCAGGCGCTCGACCATGCCACCGGCTACCTGCTCGCGGCATCCGTGCTTCGCGGTGTCGTCGAGCTCGTGCGGAATGGTGCCGGCTCGTCGAGCCGCACCTCGCTCGCGCGGGTGGCGGAGGCGCTCGCCTCCGGCGGCGACCAGCCGACTGACGGCGTCTTCGACCAGTGGAACGGGCCCTGCACCATGATCGGCACGCAGTGGGGTGCCGCCGAACTGCTGCCCCCACCGGCCCGCTTCGACGAGATCAACTTCGGCTTCGAGCGCATCCCGCGGCCACTGGGCTCGGATGCCGCGGAGTGGGGTTCTCCGGCCTGA